Proteins encoded in a region of the Synechococcus sp. BIOS-U3-1 genome:
- a CDS encoding SDR family oxidoreductase: MQDSLFRIDGQVALVTGCRRGIGLAMADALADAGADIIGISASLNPDSSEVGDAIRKRGRRFSGYQCDLSDRHAVDLVLEQVISQHPTIDVLVNNAGIVRRSPAEEHSDELWDTVMEVNLSAAFRVSRRIGTLMLARGQGSIISTASVLSDQGGLNVAGYAASKAGLANLTRSLANEWAGRGIRVNAIAPGYVKTEMTEVLQSDPVRSRQILERIPAGRLGSPDDLRGPVVFLASNASRYVHGETLVVDGGWMGR; the protein is encoded by the coding sequence ATGCAGGATTCGCTGTTCAGGATTGATGGTCAAGTCGCACTGGTCACGGGGTGCCGTCGAGGCATCGGCCTTGCAATGGCGGACGCACTGGCCGATGCAGGGGCAGACATTATTGGAATCAGCGCTTCCCTCAACCCCGACAGCAGTGAGGTCGGAGATGCAATTCGCAAGCGTGGCCGTCGGTTTTCTGGTTATCAGTGCGACCTCAGCGACCGCCATGCCGTCGACCTCGTGCTGGAACAGGTCATCAGCCAGCATCCGACCATTGACGTGCTAGTGAACAACGCCGGCATCGTGCGCCGATCACCGGCAGAAGAGCACAGCGATGAGCTCTGGGACACAGTGATGGAGGTCAACCTCAGCGCAGCATTCAGAGTCAGTCGCAGGATCGGGACACTGATGCTGGCGCGAGGCCAGGGAAGCATCATCTCCACCGCCTCTGTGCTCAGTGACCAGGGTGGATTGAATGTGGCCGGCTATGCCGCCAGCAAAGCAGGCCTCGCCAACCTCACCCGCTCCCTGGCCAATGAGTGGGCAGGGCGCGGCATCAGGGTGAACGCCATCGCTCCCGGCTACGTGAAGACAGAGATGACCGAAGTGCTGCAGTCGGATCCCGTGAGATCCAGACAGATCCTCGAACGCATTCCCGCCGGTCGCCTGGGATCACCGGATGACCTGCGCGGACCGGTGGTGTTTCTCGCCAGTAATGCTTCGCGCTACGTGCATGGAGAGACTCTGGTTGTGGATGGCGGCTGGATGGGTCGGTGA
- the dnaG gene encoding DNA primase, protein MVSPRLHPRTIEAVKERADIVDVVGEHVVLKKKGREFVGICPFHDDSKPSMTVSPAKQFYYCFSCGAGGNSIKFLMEFQRQSFSEVVLDLARRYQLPVETVDGPQQEKLKQQLSRRDKLHRALALASGWFRAQLRTVAGADALRYLSETRGLSETTLDQFELGYAPEQWDGLLKHLQQVEGLAPELLEAAGLVVPRKGGNGFYDRFRHRVIVPIRDRQGRVIGFGGRSLDGTEPKYLNSPETEVFEKGKHLFGLDRASSAIRKDDRAVVVEGYFDVIALHASGVTNSVASLGTALSSQQITQLCRCSDGKRIVLNFDADGAGIRAANRAIGEVEQLALQGQLELRVLHLPSGKDPDEFLKDHGAGDYRALLDQAPLWLDWQIEQVLEGRDLSKADQFQRSVSSLVALLGKLPQSAIRTHYIQQVAERLSGGQGRLALQLEEDLRQQVQGQRWHGRSARHEKAGEASQRERSEAEILLLYLHCPSHRAGIRQELRSRELEDFALQHHRLLWSSITDLEEGNLGSVRLEAVSRGEDRGEELADLDLPRLLTDQLLLENSDLVTRLTPLLEPDELQRVALARPMDQLRGTAAMLERQKSHKRCRHLLEAWTGQRLQTLERCIAVLIEQEKDEQSVPAVEVEVDMEQRIHVMFEDLNAEALRFQKLYYSERRHIQHLDQQRCAGYASQSSSEPSSEPATSMNG, encoded by the coding sequence ATGGTCAGCCCCCGACTTCACCCACGAACCATCGAGGCCGTTAAAGAACGCGCCGACATCGTGGATGTTGTTGGTGAGCACGTCGTGCTCAAGAAAAAGGGTCGTGAGTTTGTCGGCATCTGCCCGTTTCACGACGACAGCAAGCCGTCCATGACGGTGTCTCCTGCCAAGCAGTTCTACTACTGCTTCTCCTGCGGCGCTGGAGGCAACTCCATCAAATTCCTGATGGAGTTTCAGCGACAGAGCTTCAGTGAGGTTGTCCTTGACCTTGCCAGGCGTTACCAGCTGCCGGTGGAGACCGTCGATGGTCCGCAGCAGGAGAAACTTAAACAGCAGCTGTCTCGCCGCGACAAGTTGCACCGGGCGCTTGCGCTTGCCTCTGGCTGGTTTCGTGCACAGCTCAGGACCGTCGCTGGTGCTGATGCTCTTCGCTATCTGAGTGAGACGCGTGGCCTGAGCGAAACCACCCTCGATCAGTTTGAGCTTGGTTATGCCCCGGAGCAGTGGGATGGCCTTCTCAAGCATCTGCAGCAGGTGGAGGGGCTTGCGCCCGAGCTGCTTGAAGCAGCCGGTCTTGTTGTTCCCCGCAAAGGGGGGAATGGTTTTTATGACCGCTTCCGCCATCGGGTGATTGTTCCCATTCGTGACCGCCAGGGGCGGGTGATTGGGTTCGGTGGTCGAAGCTTGGATGGCACTGAGCCCAAGTACCTCAACTCACCTGAAACAGAGGTGTTCGAGAAGGGCAAGCATCTCTTTGGTCTTGACCGGGCTTCATCAGCAATCCGTAAGGACGACCGTGCTGTGGTGGTGGAGGGTTACTTCGATGTAATCGCCCTGCATGCGTCAGGAGTCACTAATTCGGTGGCCTCTCTGGGCACCGCTCTTAGCAGTCAGCAGATCACCCAGCTGTGTCGGTGCAGTGATGGCAAGCGCATCGTTCTGAATTTCGATGCCGATGGTGCTGGCATCCGTGCTGCCAACCGAGCGATCGGTGAAGTGGAGCAACTAGCGCTTCAGGGACAACTGGAGTTGAGGGTCCTGCACCTTCCATCCGGAAAGGACCCCGATGAATTTCTCAAGGATCACGGTGCCGGTGACTACCGGGCCTTACTGGATCAGGCGCCGCTCTGGCTTGACTGGCAGATCGAACAGGTTCTTGAGGGCAGGGATCTCAGCAAAGCGGATCAGTTCCAGCGTTCGGTGTCTTCGCTTGTAGCGCTGCTGGGCAAGCTTCCACAGTCCGCCATCCGCACCCACTACATCCAGCAGGTGGCCGAGCGCCTCAGCGGTGGGCAGGGGCGTTTGGCCCTGCAACTGGAAGAGGATCTCCGCCAGCAAGTTCAGGGTCAGCGTTGGCATGGACGCTCGGCGCGGCATGAGAAGGCTGGCGAAGCCTCCCAGCGTGAACGTTCTGAAGCGGAGATCCTGCTGCTTTATCTTCATTGCCCATCCCATCGGGCCGGCATCCGTCAAGAACTGAGGAGTCGGGAGCTTGAGGATTTTGCGCTTCAGCATCACCGCTTGCTCTGGTCGAGCATCACCGATCTTGAGGAAGGCAATCTCGGCAGTGTGCGTCTTGAAGCGGTCAGTCGTGGTGAGGATCGCGGCGAGGAACTGGCAGACCTTGATCTACCTCGATTGCTCACGGATCAGCTCCTGCTGGAAAACAGTGATCTGGTGACGCGTCTGACGCCACTGCTCGAGCCGGATGAACTGCAGCGTGTCGCACTGGCTCGGCCCATGGATCAGCTACGCGGAACTGCAGCAATGCTCGAGCGTCAGAAGAGTCACAAACGTTGCCGACATCTGCTGGAAGCCTGGACTGGTCAGCGACTGCAGACCCTGGAGCGTTGCATCGCCGTCTTGATTGAGCAGGAAAAAGATGAGCAGTCAGTTCCGGCTGTTGAGGTGGAAGTCGACATGGAGCAGCGTATCCACGTCATGTTCGAAGACCTCAACGCTGAAGCGCTGCGTTTTCAGAAGCTGTATTACAGCGAACGTCGACACATCCAACATCTTGATCAGCAGCGCTGTGCCGGTTATGCCTCGCAATCCAGCTCCGAACCCAGCTCTGAACCGGCGACTTCCATGAACGGTTGA
- a CDS encoding efflux RND transporter periplasmic adaptor subunit has protein sequence MHQGSSLLLALGLSAAILSGCSASEKQSIETERLQPRQVSALGRIEPLDGILKVSLPNSLSNDSIRQVLVEEGQVVEQGQALAILETQPVLKANLNKAEAEVTAAQRGLDAQISVIERYRAERRQAQAEARRGKELYQDGATSLQRYEALQADSDAALAQLNEAIANEVTLKAEVGVKQAQVKQARADLDQSTVKAPSKGTILEILARPGNRVGEDGLLLLGDTTKMGVVAEVYQSDLPEIRPGQTATITANGFPDRSQKAKVTEIAQQISSQSVATGEAGDKVDQRVVKVKLALPKESLAIASRINNLQVNVLFDPLTDEQRRIRPQQP, from the coding sequence ATGCACCAGGGCTCCTCACTACTTCTCGCACTGGGATTGTCCGCTGCAATCCTGAGCGGATGCAGTGCTTCTGAGAAGCAGTCGATTGAGACGGAAAGACTCCAACCCCGTCAGGTGTCTGCCCTGGGACGGATTGAACCTCTCGACGGAATCCTCAAGGTGAGTCTTCCGAATTCACTGAGCAACGACAGCATTCGCCAGGTTCTGGTGGAAGAGGGGCAGGTTGTTGAACAGGGGCAGGCTCTCGCCATTCTCGAGACTCAGCCCGTCCTCAAAGCGAATCTGAACAAAGCGGAAGCCGAGGTGACAGCAGCACAGCGGGGACTGGATGCTCAAATCTCAGTGATTGAGCGCTACCGAGCTGAGCGACGACAGGCACAGGCAGAAGCACGTCGTGGCAAGGAGCTCTATCAAGATGGTGCGACCAGCCTTCAACGCTATGAGGCGTTACAGGCCGATTCGGACGCAGCCCTGGCCCAACTCAATGAGGCGATCGCCAATGAGGTCACGCTCAAGGCAGAAGTAGGTGTCAAGCAGGCTCAGGTGAAACAGGCCCGGGCTGACCTGGACCAGTCGACAGTGAAAGCACCGTCCAAAGGCACCATTCTTGAAATTCTGGCCCGACCAGGAAACCGAGTGGGCGAAGACGGACTGCTTCTACTGGGTGACACCACCAAGATGGGCGTGGTTGCTGAGGTTTACCAGAGCGATCTACCTGAAATCCGTCCCGGACAAACGGCCACCATCACCGCCAATGGCTTCCCCGACAGAAGTCAGAAAGCCAAAGTGACTGAAATTGCTCAACAGATCAGCAGTCAGAGCGTGGCCACCGGTGAAGCCGGTGACAAGGTTGATCAACGGGTGGTGAAAGTGAAGCTTGCACTCCCCAAGGAAAGCCTGGCCATCGCCAGCAGAATCAACAACCTCCAAGTAAACGTTCTGTTCGACCCACTGACGGACGAACAACGCCGCATCAGACCCCAGCAGCCCTGA
- the devC gene encoding ABC transporter permease DevC, translating into MKLIKRTPIAWLQLSHRPLRLAAALAGVGFANVLVFFQLGLSGGLYDSQKRPIQQFNGSLAVIPRRYTNFGEPAGFSRSRLLQVLGFQGVSGVSPLRLGKLQWLNPETQESTQALVMGVDPGNPALILPELIEQRSSLQLQGGVLFDKASKSSAGPVTARLEQGQSFTTELNGQRSSVNGLFQLGLTFAADINLITSTSNFQSLFPDRDSNEIQIGVVQLQSGADASAVQSRLDEVLGPSLQVLTVEELQLREVEHWKRNTSFGLIFGLGVLVGFSVGGIVVYQILFSEVGEHISEYATMKAMGYDDGFVVAIIIQESVILASLAFLPSLIVSALLYRVLMQATGLLVVMSLSRAALVFSMTLLLCTGSGWLATAKLRRLDPADVF; encoded by the coding sequence ATGAAACTGATCAAGCGCACCCCCATCGCCTGGCTTCAGTTGTCTCACCGTCCCCTGCGTCTGGCGGCGGCTCTGGCAGGAGTTGGATTCGCCAATGTTCTGGTGTTTTTCCAGCTCGGTCTTTCTGGGGGTCTCTACGACAGCCAGAAACGCCCGATTCAACAGTTCAACGGATCTCTAGCTGTGATCCCCCGTCGATACACGAATTTTGGAGAACCTGCTGGCTTCTCCAGGTCACGGTTGTTGCAGGTCCTTGGGTTCCAGGGCGTGAGTGGAGTCAGTCCTTTGCGGCTGGGAAAACTGCAGTGGTTGAATCCGGAAACCCAGGAATCAACACAGGCTTTGGTGATGGGCGTTGACCCCGGTAATCCGGCACTGATCCTTCCGGAACTGATCGAACAGCGCTCGTCACTGCAACTGCAAGGTGGCGTTCTGTTCGACAAGGCCTCCAAATCATCAGCCGGTCCAGTGACTGCACGCCTCGAGCAAGGTCAGTCCTTCACTACTGAACTCAATGGTCAACGCAGCAGCGTGAACGGGCTGTTTCAACTTGGCCTCACCTTCGCTGCTGATATCAATCTGATCACTTCAACGAGCAATTTCCAGAGTCTTTTCCCAGACCGTGATTCCAATGAAATTCAGATTGGAGTGGTACAACTTCAGTCGGGTGCGGATGCCAGCGCTGTTCAAAGTCGACTCGACGAGGTTCTAGGTCCCTCCCTTCAAGTTCTCACCGTGGAGGAGCTGCAGCTACGCGAGGTAGAGCACTGGAAACGCAACACATCCTTCGGATTGATCTTCGGACTTGGAGTTCTTGTAGGTTTCAGCGTTGGAGGAATTGTTGTCTACCAGATTCTTTTTTCTGAAGTAGGTGAACATATCAGCGAATACGCCACGATGAAAGCAATGGGATATGACGATGGTTTCGTCGTTGCGATCATCATTCAAGAATCTGTGATTTTGGCAAGCCTGGCTTTTCTGCCAAGCCTGATTGTTTCTGCTCTACTTTACAGAGTCCTGATGCAAGCCACCGGTTTACTGGTGGTGATGTCGCTCAGTCGTGCGGCACTTGTATTCAGCATGACGCTGCTTCTTTGTACAGGCTCAGGTTGGCTCGCCACAGCAAAACTAAGACGACTGGATCCGGCTGATGTGTTCTGA
- a CDS encoding ATP-binding cassette domain-containing protein: MTEQKPLVEIKNLNHWFGDGDQRKQVLRSINLTVQPGEITILLGPSGSGKTTLLTMVGGLRSAQDGSLRIFNEELRETSKANLTKLRRKVGFIFQAHNLMPYLNSQQNVRLGLEVVPEWLERGQAAMNDRCNEILGQVGLGERVDYFPSKLSGGQKQRVAIARALAASPQLLLADEPTAALDKESGRDVVDLFRTLAHENKTAIVMVTHDNKILDIADRIVKLEQGSLVE; this comes from the coding sequence ATGACTGAACAAAAGCCACTAGTAGAAATCAAGAATTTGAATCACTGGTTCGGAGATGGAGATCAACGCAAACAGGTTTTGCGGTCGATTAACCTCACAGTTCAACCCGGTGAAATTACAATTCTTCTAGGACCTTCTGGGTCAGGCAAAACTACATTGCTGACGATGGTTGGCGGACTGCGTTCAGCGCAGGATGGCAGTTTGCGGATCTTCAACGAAGAATTGAGGGAAACATCGAAGGCCAATCTCACTAAACTGCGTCGCAAAGTGGGGTTTATTTTTCAGGCACACAATTTGATGCCGTATCTCAACTCTCAGCAAAACGTTCGGCTTGGATTAGAGGTTGTTCCCGAATGGCTCGAGCGCGGCCAGGCGGCCATGAATGATCGCTGTAACGAGATTCTTGGACAAGTGGGCCTCGGGGAGCGTGTTGATTACTTTCCTTCAAAACTCTCGGGTGGGCAAAAACAACGCGTGGCGATCGCCAGAGCTCTTGCTGCGTCACCTCAGCTTCTGCTCGCCGATGAGCCCACAGCCGCTCTAGACAAGGAATCCGGGCGCGATGTGGTGGATCTGTTTAGAACCCTGGCCCATGAAAACAAGACAGCCATCGTGATGGTGACCCATGACAACAAAATTCTCGACATCGCTGATCGGATCGTGAAACTCGAACAGGGCTCGCTGGTGGAATGA
- a CDS encoding DMT family transporter produces MRGLLTTIRGSQSPEEWKACVSLVGAALAFSLMTVCVKHLGGRLPVAEVVLIRSLISLAITLTMLSRLGVSPWGHQRGLLLVRGTLGTGALLMFFQAISSLPLAAATLLQYTYPTLTTVCAWALLREPIRKRISLAILLGLFGVLLVVQPEWAGQSMAGLPPFSALIGLGGALLTALAYVSVRQLSVREHPLVIVFYFPLVSVPATLPLLVNNLVLPTGTDWLWLLGVGLLTQIGQVWLTEGLAALPAARATSINYVQVVFATLWGVLIFAEPITSTVIVGALCVLGATLISLSAKQRQAGSIASG; encoded by the coding sequence ATGCGAGGCCTGCTGACAACCATCCGCGGATCGCAGTCCCCAGAGGAATGGAAGGCCTGCGTGAGTCTGGTCGGAGCGGCACTGGCCTTCAGCCTGATGACCGTGTGCGTTAAGCACCTCGGAGGCCGCTTGCCAGTGGCCGAGGTGGTGCTGATTCGATCGCTGATCAGCCTCGCGATCACGCTCACCATGCTGTCGCGACTAGGAGTCTCCCCCTGGGGGCATCAGAGGGGATTGCTTCTTGTGAGAGGAACGCTCGGCACTGGAGCGCTGCTGATGTTTTTCCAGGCCATTTCCAGCCTGCCTCTTGCCGCAGCCACCCTTCTTCAGTACACCTACCCGACCCTCACGACGGTTTGCGCCTGGGCCTTGCTGCGGGAACCGATCCGCAAGCGCATCAGCCTGGCAATCCTGCTGGGGTTGTTTGGTGTCCTGCTTGTGGTGCAGCCCGAATGGGCAGGACAATCGATGGCAGGGCTTCCACCTTTCTCGGCACTGATCGGACTCGGCGGAGCCCTGTTAACAGCCCTGGCTTACGTGAGTGTGCGCCAACTGTCAGTGCGGGAGCATCCTCTTGTAATCGTGTTTTATTTCCCTCTCGTCTCTGTACCGGCGACGCTGCCGTTACTGGTCAACAACTTGGTGCTGCCGACAGGGACTGATTGGCTGTGGTTGCTGGGAGTGGGTCTGCTCACGCAAATCGGGCAGGTTTGGCTCACAGAAGGCCTGGCGGCTCTCCCCGCAGCGCGCGCAACCTCGATCAATTACGTACAGGTGGTGTTCGCAACCCTCTGGGGTGTATTGATCTTTGCTGAACCGATCACCAGCACCGTCATCGTCGGAGCGCTCTGCGTGCTGGGCGCCACGCTGATCAGCCTCAGCGCCAAACAACGTCAGGCTGGATCAATAGCCAGTGGATAA
- a CDS encoding DUF2834 domain-containing protein, translating into MAKLRLGLYGATALAGIAWPWYCIYQFIKETEALGLTDPIEIVNLFSQGVWANASAGFIAADLTLVLIASFVFYAAEGIRLKMKFWYLYIAVTFAISFAFSFGLFMFNRERNLAATSATD; encoded by the coding sequence ATGGCAAAGTTACGGCTTGGCCTATATGGCGCAACTGCATTGGCTGGTATCGCGTGGCCCTGGTATTGCATTTATCAGTTTATTAAAGAAACGGAAGCACTGGGTCTCACGGACCCAATTGAAATCGTTAATTTGTTTTCCCAGGGAGTCTGGGCTAATGCTTCGGCGGGTTTTATTGCCGCTGATCTCACGCTTGTACTGATTGCTTCATTTGTTTTTTATGCAGCTGAAGGCATCCGGTTGAAGATGAAGTTTTGGTACCTCTATATTGCAGTGACGTTCGCGATTTCGTTTGCGTTTTCTTTCGGGTTGTTCATGTTTAACAGGGAGCGCAATCTTGCTGCTACCTCGGCCACCGACTAG